A portion of the Stigmatella aurantiaca DW4/3-1 genome contains these proteins:
- the wzy gene encoding exopolysaccharide repeat unit polymerase, with protein MEHFLSRPPVFFTMLAGLVLATLGLLVLFPAVALLPMVAAIMVWVLAKVPVRYPVLILLTVLLVVDCAVENPYSGHWNSPLSFFGRLLFINLNVVTGVPGLGFTLIDLSVFGLSALYIYRRAVGLKTDGPVTPLPKPLVIALLVVIGTIVWMYIWGLARGGDPRPAKWQLQKMLLLPIIVMLFTVSIRGAEDFRLLGRIIVTAAFVKAFLGAFFIVFIARPQGLYTEYATTHSDTMIYVTGLAIALTSWSEEPTRRNFWRMILVSGVILMGMNYNDRRLAYASFNQCIIAIFLISPWSQVKRYAARAAIVMAPVFVLYVAIGWANPTGFFSPVNTFKSMLVGEHNDTGVMDYRDVENFNVISTWQRNPLLGTGYGHGFDEVMKLADISHLFEDYLYHPHNSVLGLLAFGGVVGFSGMWMFIALTVFFAVRAYHRAHPPMWRAGALVCVSVVIAYTNQCFGDMGLSSWYCTLLIALAVTCAGKLATQAGAWVTATPSPAGASGGTVEEKEGVAHT; from the coding sequence ATGGAACACTTTCTCTCCCGTCCACCGGTCTTCTTCACGATGCTCGCGGGCCTGGTGCTGGCCACGCTGGGCTTGCTCGTGCTCTTTCCGGCCGTGGCGCTGCTGCCCATGGTGGCCGCCATCATGGTGTGGGTGCTGGCCAAGGTGCCGGTGCGCTACCCCGTGCTCATCCTGCTCACCGTGCTGCTGGTGGTGGACTGCGCGGTGGAGAACCCTTACTCGGGGCACTGGAACTCGCCCCTCTCCTTCTTCGGCCGGCTGCTCTTCATCAACCTCAACGTCGTCACCGGGGTGCCCGGCCTGGGCTTCACGCTGATCGACCTGTCGGTGTTCGGGCTGAGCGCGCTCTACATCTACCGGCGCGCGGTGGGGCTGAAGACGGATGGGCCGGTGACGCCCTTGCCCAAGCCCCTGGTGATCGCCCTTCTGGTGGTGATTGGCACCATCGTCTGGATGTACATCTGGGGCCTCGCGCGGGGAGGCGACCCCCGTCCGGCGAAGTGGCAGCTCCAGAAGATGCTGCTGCTGCCCATCATCGTGATGCTCTTCACCGTCTCCATCCGGGGGGCGGAGGACTTCCGGCTCCTGGGCCGCATCATCGTGACGGCCGCCTTCGTCAAGGCGTTCCTGGGCGCCTTCTTCATCGTCTTCATCGCCCGGCCCCAGGGGCTGTACACCGAGTACGCCACCACGCACTCGGACACGATGATCTACGTGACGGGGCTGGCCATCGCCCTGACCTCTTGGTCCGAGGAGCCAACCCGGAGGAACTTCTGGCGCATGATTCTCGTCTCCGGCGTCATCCTCATGGGGATGAACTACAACGACCGGCGCCTGGCGTACGCCAGCTTCAACCAGTGCATCATCGCCATCTTTTTGATCAGCCCCTGGTCCCAGGTGAAGCGCTACGCGGCGCGCGCCGCCATCGTGATGGCCCCGGTGTTCGTCCTTTATGTCGCCATCGGCTGGGCGAATCCGACGGGCTTTTTCTCGCCTGTGAACACGTTCAAGTCGATGCTGGTGGGCGAGCACAACGACACCGGCGTGATGGACTACCGCGACGTGGAGAACTTCAACGTCATCAGCACCTGGCAACGCAACCCGCTGCTCGGCACGGGCTACGGGCATGGCTTTGACGAGGTGATGAAGCTCGCGGACATCTCCCACCTCTTCGAGGACTACCTGTACCACCCCCACAACTCGGTGCTGGGCCTGCTGGCCTTCGGCGGGGTGGTGGGTTTCAGTGGGATGTGGATGTTCATCGCGCTCACGGTGTTCTTCGCCGTGCGCGCCTACCACCGCGCCCACCCGCCCATGTGGCGGGCGGGGGCCTTGGTGTGTGTTTCTGTGGTGATTGCCTACACGAACCAGTGCTTCGGCGACATGGGGCTCAGCAGTTGGTACTGCACCCTGCTCATCGCCTTGGCGGTGACGTGTGCGGGCAAGCTGGCCACGCAGGCAGGGGCCTGGGTCACGGCAACCCCCTCTCCGGCGGGGGCTTCAGGGGGGACGGTGGAGGAGAAGGAAGGAGTGGCACACACATGA
- the epsU gene encoding exopolysaccharide biosynthesis GT2 family glycosyltransferase EpsU, protein MTWMDALLLVLSLPVAVACGYLLLLTLLSAGKAAPALGAPTRKFDIIVPAHNEEVGIASTVANLSALDYPAAHRRILVVADNCSDATAERAREAGATVLVRHDTERRGKGYALALAFAQSLKDGFADAVVVVDADTHVSPHLLHAFALRLEAGAQALQAHYGVLNPHASWRTRLMTIALALFHKVRSMGRERLGVSCGLRGNGMCFSHRVIREVPHEAFSIVEDLEYGIRLGRAGHRVHYVWEAEVLGEMVSSEKASRSQRRRWEGGRWAMTKQFGLPLLGEALRKRDGVLLDLAMDLLVPPLSYVVLGATAAAVAAGALSLWQGHLAVSALVAAFCLASVGLYVLRGWRVSGMGLRGLVDLGRAPFYVAWKLWLVLSRPQEKKGEWVRTTREARKP, encoded by the coding sequence ATGACGTGGATGGACGCGCTGTTGCTGGTGCTGTCGCTGCCGGTGGCCGTGGCGTGTGGCTACCTGCTGCTGCTCACGCTGCTGTCGGCGGGCAAGGCGGCCCCGGCCCTCGGGGCCCCCACGCGCAAGTTCGACATCATCGTCCCGGCCCACAACGAAGAGGTGGGCATCGCCAGCACGGTGGCGAACCTGTCCGCGCTGGACTACCCGGCGGCGCATCGGCGCATCCTCGTGGTGGCGGACAACTGCTCGGATGCCACGGCGGAGCGGGCGCGCGAGGCGGGGGCCACGGTGCTGGTGCGCCACGACACCGAGCGCCGCGGCAAGGGGTACGCGCTGGCGCTGGCCTTCGCGCAGAGCCTGAAGGACGGCTTCGCGGATGCCGTGGTGGTGGTGGACGCGGACACGCACGTGTCCCCGCACCTGTTGCACGCTTTTGCCCTGCGCCTGGAGGCGGGGGCGCAGGCGCTCCAGGCGCACTACGGCGTGCTCAACCCGCATGCCTCGTGGCGCACGCGGCTGATGACGATTGCCCTGGCGCTGTTCCACAAGGTGCGCTCGATGGGGCGCGAGCGGCTGGGCGTCTCGTGTGGCCTGCGCGGCAACGGCATGTGCTTCAGCCACCGCGTCATCCGCGAGGTGCCGCACGAGGCGTTCTCCATCGTGGAGGACTTGGAGTACGGCATCCGCCTGGGCCGCGCCGGCCACCGCGTGCACTACGTATGGGAGGCGGAGGTGCTCGGGGAGATGGTGTCCTCGGAGAAGGCCTCGCGCTCGCAGCGCCGCCGGTGGGAAGGCGGCCGGTGGGCGATGACGAAGCAGTTCGGCCTGCCGCTGCTGGGCGAGGCGCTGCGCAAGCGCGACGGCGTGCTCTTGGACCTGGCCATGGACCTGCTGGTGCCGCCGCTGAGCTACGTGGTGCTGGGCGCCACGGCGGCGGCGGTGGCCGCGGGGGCGCTCTCGCTGTGGCAGGGGCACCTGGCGGTCTCCGCGCTCGTGGCGGCGTTCTGTTTGGCCAGCGTGGGCCTGTACGTGCTGCGCGGCTGGCGGGTGTCCGGCATGGGGCTGCGCGGGCTGGTGGACCTGGGGCGGGCGCCCTTCTATGTGGCATGGAAGCTGTGGCTGGTGCTGAGCCGGCCCCAGGAGAAGAAGGGAGAGTGGGTGAGGACCACCCGCGAAGCGCGCAAGCCCTGA